One Roseimaritima multifibrata DNA window includes the following coding sequences:
- a CDS encoding glycoside hydrolase family protein, whose amino-acid sequence MFSAFSATTGSAFSRLVAMLLLVVASTYSVSALAEITPNDFEGTDAERINQAIVAAAKTGEPVVVPRINHSAEGDRAVWLLDSAILVRENTYLELRNCHIKLSDRSRDNMIRSANCGMGITDIKPINNVTIIGKGFVTLEGADNPRSTGDSAKVLGERTYGTDAGVAGESQTGDWRNIGILLAYVEHFRIENLFLKNAHGWTISLERCAHGVVRDLQFAATESNLVNGKRVVFLNQDGLDLRQGCHDIDISNISGYSGDDLIALTNIVNDKQVAGSAESMMVSKPNNRGNGLDDIRNITIRNVRGHTAGGHHIVRLLNARGLKIYDVILDGLIDTSTGRNPKAAVKIGDANPVWGGVTPLGDTYHIFISNIISRARHTILIGGSLSESSISNVLKYGAAGEPITYQSGPEYVRNVSISNAQTMKISSPAP is encoded by the coding sequence GTGTTCTCAGCTTTTAGTGCGACAACAGGATCTGCTTTCTCTCGTTTGGTTGCGATGTTGCTTTTGGTCGTGGCTTCCACATACTCTGTTTCGGCCTTGGCCGAAATTACTCCGAATGACTTTGAGGGGACGGACGCCGAGCGTATTAATCAAGCGATCGTTGCTGCGGCAAAAACAGGCGAACCGGTAGTCGTTCCTCGCATCAACCATTCGGCAGAGGGGGATCGAGCGGTATGGCTTCTCGATTCAGCCATTTTGGTTCGGGAAAACACCTATTTGGAACTGCGAAACTGCCACATCAAATTGTCCGATCGTTCGCGTGACAACATGATCCGCAGTGCGAATTGCGGGATGGGGATCACCGACATCAAACCAATAAACAATGTCACCATCATCGGCAAAGGGTTTGTCACACTAGAAGGGGCAGACAATCCACGCTCCACTGGCGATAGTGCGAAAGTCCTCGGAGAACGCACCTACGGCACCGACGCTGGCGTCGCCGGCGAAAGCCAAACAGGCGATTGGCGGAACATCGGGATCCTGCTGGCTTACGTCGAACACTTTCGTATCGAAAACCTTTTTCTCAAAAACGCACACGGCTGGACGATTTCCTTGGAACGATGTGCACACGGAGTCGTCCGTGATCTTCAGTTTGCAGCCACCGAAAGCAATCTTGTCAACGGAAAACGCGTCGTCTTCCTGAATCAGGATGGACTGGACCTTCGCCAAGGCTGCCATGATATCGACATCTCAAATATCTCTGGCTACAGCGGCGATGACCTTATTGCGCTTACCAATATCGTGAATGACAAACAGGTCGCCGGCAGTGCGGAAAGCATGATGGTCAGCAAACCAAACAATCGTGGAAACGGTTTGGACGACATTCGAAATATTACGATCCGAAATGTTCGCGGTCATACCGCTGGCGGGCATCACATTGTGCGGTTATTAAACGCCAGGGGCCTGAAAATCTACGACGTGATTCTGGATGGATTAATTGATACATCGACGGGGCGTAATCCAAAGGCCGCCGTCAAAATTGGGGATGCGAATCCCGTTTGGGGTGGTGTGACGCCGCTGGGCGATACCTATCATATTTTCATCAGCAATATCATCAGTCGGGCTCGGCACACGATTCTGATTGGTGGTTCGCTTTCCGAATCCTCGATCTCGAATGTGCTCAAATACGGTGCCGCAGGAGAGCCGATTACTTACCAGTCGGGCCCCGAATACGTTCGCAACGTAAGCATCAGCAATGCTCAAAC
- a CDS encoding DUF1552 domain-containing protein: protein MKTTSRRTVLRGMGGAALSLPWLDSIAAAKPAARRPLRMAHYYVPIGVVRRGFFPGEAESVIPKGNLGNVMKSLGKQDPNFFAKPLDQLTPTLQPLEAMKSKLNLITGMDRVFQQGTDVHAQCASCYLSSAVPYTIEGTAWPLDRTLDHLVADHVSGKTAFPTLEFSCNSHRDNKESIYFDNISWYGTGHVAPSIRDPRKMYRRLFSTKEINQYRDITDLVLEDAKSLKKDLGYVDRQKFTEYFDSIRTIENQMDRLEAMKTELASVSFDEPSADYLPRGEYIRLMGDLMVVALQTGLTNVATFMIGPERWDTPYLFEGLFDKPRSHHQMSHNQTKMIDDLLKVDQFHMEQFAYLLKKMDSIQESSGTTLLDNTLFTYGSGLGDGSTHQYNDLPIIVAGGGQHVQSGQHINMPEGTPLANLWLTQAKMMGVPLERFADSTGIIKSLLKT from the coding sequence ATGAAAACCACCTCGCGTCGAACCGTCCTCCGTGGAATGGGAGGGGCGGCATTGTCGCTTCCTTGGCTGGATAGCATCGCCGCAGCAAAACCGGCCGCCCGGCGTCCGCTGCGAATGGCTCACTACTATGTTCCTATCGGAGTGGTCCGACGTGGTTTCTTTCCAGGCGAAGCCGAGAGCGTGATCCCTAAAGGGAACCTTGGCAATGTGATGAAATCCCTCGGCAAGCAAGACCCGAACTTCTTCGCCAAGCCGCTTGATCAGTTGACTCCGACATTGCAGCCGTTGGAGGCGATGAAAAGCAAACTTAATCTGATCACCGGGATGGATCGCGTTTTTCAGCAAGGGACCGATGTGCACGCTCAATGTGCATCCTGCTATCTAAGCAGCGCCGTTCCCTACACCATCGAAGGGACCGCATGGCCCCTGGATCGTACGCTTGATCATCTGGTCGCCGATCATGTTTCCGGTAAAACGGCTTTTCCGACGTTGGAGTTCAGTTGCAACAGCCATCGCGATAACAAAGAGTCGATCTATTTCGACAATATCTCCTGGTACGGAACCGGGCATGTGGCACCGTCGATCCGCGACCCTCGAAAGATGTACCGTCGGCTCTTTTCCACCAAAGAGATTAACCAGTACCGGGACATAACCGATTTGGTCCTTGAGGATGCCAAGTCGTTGAAGAAGGACCTTGGATACGTTGACCGGCAAAAGTTTACCGAATACTTCGATTCTATTCGAACCATTGAAAATCAGATGGACCGACTGGAAGCGATGAAAACGGAGTTGGCATCGGTCTCTTTCGATGAACCGAGCGCGGACTACCTTCCCCGTGGTGAATACATTCGCTTGATGGGGGACTTGATGGTTGTCGCCTTGCAAACCGGTTTGACGAACGTGGCGACCTTTATGATCGGACCTGAACGGTGGGACACACCCTACTTGTTTGAGGGACTGTTCGACAAACCGCGCAGTCACCACCAAATGTCCCATAACCAAACCAAGATGATCGATGATCTGCTAAAGGTAGATCAATTCCATATGGAGCAATTTGCCTACCTACTGAAGAAGATGGATTCAATCCAAGAGTCCAGTGGGACCACGCTGTTGGACAATACGCTGTTCACGTATGGATCGGGACTAGGGGATGGATCGACCCACCAATACAACGACCTTCCGATCATTGTCGCCGGAGGTGGTCAGCACGTTCAATCGGGACAGCATATCAACATGCCTGAAGGGACACCGTTGGCGAATCTATGGCTGACGCAAGCCAAAATGATGGGCGTTCCGCTGGAACGATTCGCCGATAGTACAGGGATCATCAAGTCGCTGCTGAAGACGTAA
- a CDS encoding DUF1592 domain-containing protein, with amino-acid sequence MRFVQPLDLKTFSPRLIVRSVGIPLLALFALPALLEASDDDPFAQIIAPAFQQHCAKCHGSEEESEADLNLLALDRGDLLERAELVRSLVDALDLKEMPPQDEPPLEPGLRETLIGELTSILHTSIAKQQRFSQTPIRRMNRFQYNNAVTDLFELKCVVFTLPERMMRGHNGYFKPKSGKMADVVAVGSRPLGKSQMIEPRLAGVTAFPQDLRAEHGFDNQGDHLSLSPLLMEAFLQLGQSITQSPDFHAKNVGIWKDFFAAPAVEQELHVEVRRRLDRFLYKAFRRPVSEEIRERYVGFAIAQIESKVPFPDAMKAVAAAVLASPRFLYLYETSSQTDATEEVDDFELASRLSFFLWGSLPDQILLDAASNGRLKEQEVLIGQVERMLKDPKLKRFCDSFPTQWLQLERIISSVPNRNKYPEFYYLKYRDSMHMMIEPLLVFETVLIENQPITQLIDSDFTYRSKLLAEAYQPGAKKKAGGGGEVTALRFRRIPVTDRRNGGVITNAAVMTMTSGPERTQPITRGAWIASVIFNNPPDPPPADVPALDDTPSAAEQNLTLRERLAMHRQRSDCKGCHEQIDPLGFALENYDPIGVWRDQYENGRDVDMAGKLFQKHEFSDVIEFKDAMLAEKDRFTRALGGHLLSFALARELDAVDHFALDQIVVDCAADDYKIQTLLKQVVLSKPFRHKYTPAHPAVQSTGTQP; translated from the coding sequence ATGCGGTTTGTTCAACCATTAGATCTTAAAACCTTTTCTCCACGCTTAATCGTTCGAAGCGTGGGGATTCCTCTGTTGGCGTTGTTCGCACTCCCTGCCCTGCTTGAGGCAAGCGATGACGACCCGTTTGCTCAAATCATTGCTCCTGCGTTTCAGCAACATTGCGCGAAATGCCACGGATCTGAAGAGGAGAGCGAAGCCGATCTGAACCTGTTGGCACTGGATCGAGGTGACCTCTTGGAGCGGGCGGAACTAGTTCGAAGCCTAGTGGATGCGCTCGATCTGAAAGAGATGCCGCCCCAGGACGAACCGCCTCTGGAACCGGGACTCCGGGAAACGCTGATCGGCGAACTGACTTCGATCCTGCACACCTCGATCGCCAAGCAGCAGCGGTTCTCGCAAACACCGATCCGGAGAATGAATCGTTTCCAATATAACAATGCGGTAACGGATCTATTTGAACTGAAGTGCGTCGTCTTTACTTTGCCTGAACGGATGATGCGCGGGCATAACGGATATTTCAAACCGAAATCGGGAAAGATGGCCGATGTCGTCGCGGTCGGCAGTCGACCGCTGGGTAAGTCGCAGATGATTGAACCTCGACTTGCTGGGGTCACGGCGTTTCCTCAAGATCTTCGAGCCGAACACGGATTTGACAATCAGGGGGATCACCTTTCCTTGTCACCGCTATTGATGGAAGCCTTTTTGCAACTGGGCCAGTCCATTACACAGAGCCCTGACTTTCACGCGAAGAACGTTGGCATCTGGAAAGACTTCTTTGCGGCTCCAGCGGTCGAACAGGAACTGCACGTCGAGGTTCGGCGGCGTCTGGATCGGTTTCTGTACAAAGCTTTTAGGCGTCCGGTAAGCGAGGAAATCCGGGAGCGATACGTCGGTTTCGCCATCGCCCAAATTGAATCCAAAGTTCCCTTTCCGGATGCGATGAAGGCGGTCGCTGCCGCGGTGCTTGCTTCGCCGAGGTTTCTGTACCTCTATGAAACTTCCAGCCAAACGGATGCAACCGAAGAAGTCGATGATTTTGAACTCGCCTCGCGCCTCTCTTTCTTTCTATGGGGGAGCCTTCCCGATCAGATTTTGTTAGACGCTGCTTCGAACGGGCGTTTGAAAGAACAGGAGGTTCTAATTGGCCAAGTTGAACGGATGCTGAAGGATCCGAAACTGAAACGGTTCTGCGACAGTTTCCCAACACAGTGGCTTCAGTTGGAACGGATAATTTCATCCGTCCCCAATCGGAACAAATATCCTGAATTCTACTACCTCAAGTATCGCGATAGCATGCACATGATGATCGAACCGCTGCTGGTGTTCGAGACGGTGCTTATCGAAAACCAACCGATCACCCAGCTGATCGATTCTGATTTCACCTATCGATCGAAGCTGCTTGCAGAAGCCTATCAACCGGGGGCCAAGAAAAAGGCAGGCGGCGGCGGGGAGGTTACCGCACTTCGGTTTCGAAGAATTCCTGTTACAGACCGTCGCAACGGAGGAGTGATCACCAATGCGGCGGTGATGACGATGACTTCGGGTCCTGAGAGAACCCAGCCGATCACCCGTGGGGCCTGGATTGCGTCGGTGATTTTCAATAACCCACCCGATCCGCCGCCAGCCGACGTGCCGGCGCTGGACGACACGCCCTCCGCGGCGGAACAGAATCTGACGCTCCGTGAACGATTGGCAATGCATCGTCAACGATCGGACTGCAAAGGCTGTCACGAACAGATCGACCCTCTTGGCTTTGCTCTTGAAAATTATGACCCCATTGGCGTCTGGCGGGATCAGTATGAGAACGGGCGAGATGTCGACATGGCAGGCAAGCTTTTTCAAAAGCACGAGTTCTCGGATGTGATCGAGTTCAAAGATGCGATGCTGGCCGAAAAAGATCGGTTCACGCGTGCTTTGGGAGGGCACTTGCTCTCATTCGCGTTGGCTAGGGAACTGGATGCCGTCGATCATTTTGCCCTCGACCAAATCGTGGTCGATTGTGCGGCGGATGACTACAAAATTCAAACACTGTTGAAGCAAGTTGTGCTCAGCAAACCGTTTCGCCATAAATACACCCCTGCACATCCTGCCGTCCAATCGACTGGAACCCAGCCATGA
- a CDS encoding amidohydrolase family protein → MIIDVNVYLSRWPFRRLPHDDPKSLVRKLRQRGIDQAWAGSFDGLLHKDLSAVNSRLVADCEEHGKGLLVPVGSVNPMLPDWQEDLRRCHEVHGMQTIRIHPNYHGYTLDSDHCNQLFQAAQDRGLNVQLVLAMEDTRVQHPLMQVPVVDTAPLEAVVKKYPRLPLIIMNNYVAVKSGQASDLAKAGNVYFEISHFETVGALENWVQAVPLQRLLFGSYFPFFDLEASLLKFQESKLGGLATSAIQAGNAERLL, encoded by the coding sequence ATGATTATCGACGTGAATGTTTATCTGTCACGGTGGCCTTTCCGACGCTTGCCGCATGATGATCCCAAATCGCTGGTGCGGAAATTGCGTCAACGCGGTATCGATCAAGCTTGGGCAGGAAGTTTTGATGGATTGTTGCACAAAGATCTTTCGGCGGTGAATTCGCGATTGGTCGCAGACTGTGAAGAACATGGGAAAGGCCTGCTCGTACCGGTCGGTTCCGTCAACCCAATGCTCCCCGATTGGCAAGAGGACCTTCGCCGATGCCATGAAGTTCACGGGATGCAGACGATTCGAATCCACCCAAACTATCACGGATACACGTTGGATTCCGACCATTGCAACCAGCTGTTTCAAGCGGCACAGGATCGCGGTTTGAATGTCCAGTTGGTTCTTGCCATGGAGGACACCCGCGTCCAACATCCGCTGATGCAGGTGCCGGTCGTCGATACCGCACCCTTAGAAGCGGTCGTGAAGAAATATCCGCGTTTGCCGTTGATCATTATGAACAATTACGTCGCGGTGAAATCGGGCCAGGCAAGCGATCTAGCGAAAGCCGGCAACGTCTACTTCGAAATATCTCATTTCGAAACCGTTGGCGCTTTGGAAAATTGGGTTCAAGCGGTCCCCTTGCAGCGACTTCTGTTTGGTTCGTATTTTCCTTTCTTTGATCTTGAAGCGTCGTTACTAAAGTTTCAAGAATCGAAATTGGGTGGTTTGGCAACGTCCGCAATTCAGGCGGGCAATGCGGAAAGACTTCTGTAA
- a CDS encoding amidohydrolase family protein, translated as MKPFDRRAFLSIGAGGVASGIVRPTISGVSANAAQPDRDRTPFRIPENDSIWDLHCHLSGVTGKTAEQRAEQLLEYADRMHVERLIFFMGYPFSQTPEPAEFRRQNDQVLTVLERWPDRLLGFAYVNASYPEESLAEVERCIQDGPMLGVKLWVGGRCDNEDIDPLIRRCGELNALVFQHTFFKVTGNLPGESTPDDIAQLATRHPDVPLICGHTGGDWTLGIRSIRQFPNVSVGIGGSDPAAGFVEMAVRELGPERVLYGSDIGGRSFASQLAKVYGAQISDEHRNLVLGENLRRMLKPIMDRKGMQQ; from the coding sequence ATGAAACCTTTTGACAGACGAGCCTTCCTTTCGATTGGCGCTGGCGGTGTCGCAAGTGGTATCGTTCGGCCAACGATTTCAGGTGTGTCAGCAAACGCCGCTCAGCCTGATCGCGACCGTACTCCTTTTCGAATTCCTGAAAACGATTCGATTTGGGATTTGCACTGCCATCTTTCCGGAGTGACGGGCAAGACAGCTGAACAGCGGGCAGAACAACTGCTCGAGTACGCCGATCGGATGCATGTTGAACGGCTGATTTTCTTCATGGGATATCCCTTTTCGCAGACTCCGGAGCCGGCCGAATTTCGCAGACAGAATGATCAAGTGCTAACCGTCCTTGAGCGATGGCCCGATCGGCTGCTTGGGTTTGCCTATGTGAATGCAAGCTATCCGGAAGAGTCGCTTGCGGAAGTCGAGCGTTGCATCCAGGACGGGCCGATGCTGGGTGTCAAGTTGTGGGTCGGAGGTAGATGTGACAATGAAGATATTGATCCGTTGATTCGTCGCTGCGGTGAATTGAACGCGTTGGTTTTCCAGCACACGTTTTTCAAGGTGACCGGAAACCTACCGGGTGAGTCAACGCCTGACGATATCGCTCAGCTGGCCACACGTCATCCTGATGTCCCTCTGATTTGCGGTCACACCGGAGGTGATTGGACGTTAGGGATACGTTCCATTCGTCAATTCCCAAACGTCTCCGTCGGGATCGGAGGCAGTGACCCGGCGGCTGGTTTTGTCGAAATGGCCGTTCGTGAACTCGGCCCTGAACGCGTTCTGTATGGCAGTGATATTGGTGGTCGTAGTTTTGCTTCCCAATTAGCGAAGGTGTACGGTGCTCAGATCTCGGACGAACATCGCAACTTAGTGTTGGGGGAGAACCTCCGCCGAATGTTGAAACCGATCATGGATCGTAAAGGGATGCAGCAATGA